The genomic stretch AAATTTTAGCTGTTACCCTGGTTGTGTGAAGTCTGCCTTCCCAGAAAGCCCCTCCGCAAGGACTGATTGCTTGAATCGACCTGGGATCGTAGCGAAAGTTATGGCACGAAATTGGACCACATTATCTGGCGCGATGGTTCCAGTCATGGGCCCTAGTTCGCCATGATGGAATTTGAACGTAGGCATTGTTTTAGAATGAGAAGACATTTCTGATTACTGTTATAGCGTAGGTCGCCGCCAATAGAAGATATATACGTATGAGGAGGAAAAAGTAGAGATATGGGATGTTAGCCTTTTTATCGTAGCTGCCTGAATCTGGAGTCTAGGTCCGACAAGCCGATGGGATGTGCATAATCTCATCTACATACAGGCAAACACGAACACGTCGACCATTCTAGGTGTCAGACGAATCTGAGGGGAAGCCTTCGCTGACTAATTTCCGCAGTTGATAGGGTCGGTGACAGCCAACGAGGTGCGGACGAATGTGAAATGCGCACATCGAGAGCTCTTCGGGCCTGCTGAAATGTGAGCACACTTTAAAGACCATAAGCACTTAGATAGAAATGTGTGCCCAAGTGGGACATATGCCGCATAGGAAGTCGTAGTCCACTGCGAATTCAACCCCGCCGAATGGTAGATATACTAAGCCGCGTTCATACTAGCGTGATTTGTCCAATCCCGCTCGCTTCGTGGCAGGTGACAGGGTCGACTTGATCCTTTCCCACAACATATCTGACCTCATCATATGGTCATCATCGCTCATTACATAAGCGATAACGTGTACTCCACCAATTTAGTATGCTATCAAGGGTATCACGCGTGACGGATATGAACTGAAAAGTAGTGATTGATTAGTTACAACATTATTGACATACTCAATTCTTCACCTCTTGCGCGTCCGAAGCAGGATAAAAGGAAGGGTATCGTATCAAAACTTTTCGAAAAGCATATAACACGCGTATTATCTAGGTAAAATGAGGAACCCACGCCGCAAACTTTAAATCAGCCCAGGAGAACCAGGGGGTATGTACACCGACGTAGGCGCCTTGTTGTCGTAATTAGTACCTTTCGACGCGGCAATTAGAGCTTCCGACTCATCGGCAAGGTAAGCTGGATTACTTTCGAAGCGAGGATCCAGCCACACGGCATTCGGATCCTTATCCTTGATCATCCTTTTAATAGTCTTGGGCTTCTTGTGGCCTCCGATGTAAAAAACAACTGCGCGAATAGCGCCAAAGATCGAAACAAGCGAGTAAAGTTGTTTATACAGCGGATAAGTGGTGGCGGCCCAGAATCGTGGTTGTAGGTCGGGTCGGTGTCGCGCGTTGATATACTTGAAAGCAAGGATAGGAATTGTCGCCAGCAGCATAAGTGGTAAACCGAGTCGCCAGAAATTTACATCACCACCCATGGTGACGAAAACGGGAATGCGCACCCAATCTACGATGATGGTAGCGATGGAGTAGAGATGAATGAACTTTTGAGTGAATATGCCACATGGAGTCATTTGGCCATTGAGAGAAAACAGCATGCGGTCGGCGAATGCGATAAGACGTCCATGACGGCCCATTTCCCAGGAGCGGTATCGCTGATTCCACCAGTTGAGGCCTGGCCCAAGGACGGTAGTGGGAACTTCGGTTTCGAGCACGCATGTCGCGTCGAAAGCGATGCgcttcttcatcttctgCATCGATAGGCCCGTGTTGACGTCTTCGGCGATGAAATCAATCGAGTGGTAGTTGCTAATAAGGTCGATTAATGTCTCTCTTTCGCAGAACCAGCCGGCGCCGTGAGGATACAGTACTCCACATATCGACGACTCGGCTAGCTTGGTAAGACCGGACATCTTGTATTCGCAATCTTGCCATGCGACCAGGCAGAGTGGTACATCGCCGTTGGCGTCGACAGCCTTGAGGGGGAATGCGCAGCCTTTGGTGACTTCGTCCATCTTATCGATGGGAGGTCGGAAAGTGGATGGGATTGAGACATCGTCATCTACAGTCATGATCCAATCGTAGTTCTTAGCAGCCATTGCGCCAACCAGCTGTGCAGCATTCTTGCTCCCGATAGGTGACCAGATATAGTTGATATCGGGGTGCTCTCCGCGGACGAAGTGACGGAACTTAGGAGAAGTAGGATATCTGGTGCGTCCATTGTCGACGACAAAGATATCCTGCGGACGAAAGTGCGCAAATGCGCTTTTGAGTACCTTTCTCGTGGCGTCATGGTTACTATTGTGACAAGGAATCACAAGTGCTGTACTGTAACTTGGCGCGGGCTCGAGGATGGTGACAAATTTCTCCACGTCTACTTGCATATCTGGAGCTGGCTTTTCATCGGGTGGGGCGACTGGAGGGTGAAGAGGAGGTACACGAGCAACTAGTAGAATGACGGTGATCATTATTGGCTCAAGGCCAAGAACTATGATCAGAACGGGCAGCATGTTGCTTCTTGTAATCTCCATAGACTTCTTTATCCAGCGAAAGTAACGATCCGAGATCGCGACTCCAACGGCAAGAGCAGCTACCACGGACAGGATGACGTATTTCTTCCAGGTGAATGGCCAGAACACCTCCCGGATGTCAATCATCTGCCATATTGTCCTTGGGTGGACATGTCTCAAGACTTTCCGCTTTATCGCCGAAAAGGCCTGGAAGATTGGTGTTCGTCGGTCAAGTTTGGGTGCACCTTGCCGTAGGGGAAGCGATTCGCTGATAGATGGCGCAAGACTTGTTGTAGACGACGAGGGTATTCCATATGAGTATGGCAAAGATTTTCCGTCCAAGCTAACCGACCTCGGGGAGCCATGAGAAAGAAATGCTGGCCTTGGCAAATGTAATTCATCTTGTGGTTGAACAGTGTTAGCCCGTGAACAGATCTCCACCCCGAATCTTGTATGAGCGTCTTTTGGAGACGCAGGCCGAATGATTGACACGGCATCCATATCCACGACCGAACTTGATTTGACTGGTAGGATATCCATTCTTGTAAGATGGAACCTCTTGGAATCTTTTCCGGTAATAATAGTACAAGCAATGATCGTTGAATTTAGGGAAGAGTAGGAACGCGATGTTCGACATATCACGTACTTTTGAGCTTCTCATACTCTAATTCTGCAAGTCGATATGCAACTCTCAAACTATCGATTTTCTATTTCTCATGTTGACAACGCAGCAATGCGAGCGGCTTGCGACTTAGTCCTGCGCCACATCTCCTGCTCTGGAACCTGGCCGATTGGGGTATGTCTATGCTGAAGTCTCGTCATTCTAATTTTGACTACTTCTTGAGGTCCGTGAGGCATCAAAGATTGGTGGCGGGCATGGCACTAGCTGAATATCTAGGTACCTATTCACTGACGAGGCTTGTCACAACGTCTTGTATAATTTGCCTTCGCACAGCGCTTTCTTAGACAAGCCCCTTGGCATACTAAACTTGTTCTGCTAGGTGGAGTATGGCTTCACTTTATTCGGTAGCTTGGGGAGTAGAAGAGGAGTAGAAGAGAAGTGTTTGCTAACGTTTGAATCCTTTTCCTGAGTACCGCTGACAGAGGGCAAGGTAATGCCTGCGTCCGACGCCTCGGCATCCCGGAACAAGCACTCCACACATATACTGTACCTATACATCCCCGGCATATATATACCAGCTCTCTGGCTAAGCGGCTTGGCTTTGAGTCGCTTTACGCTTGCGTAACCATAATTTCCACTTTCTGTTACGCCTCAACGTATCACACCGCTCGTTTCTGCAGGTGAGGCGCAAACGATGCGTCTTACAGCGCTGTACGACGATTGAAAATAGTGTACGATGAATAACGAGACCGTTCCGACTACCACATCGTCATCCCTGTAAACACTAAAGATGGCCTCCATGATCCACTTCAATACTCCACCAATTCATCTTCTTTCAGATGAATACCTGAAGTCATTTGCACATAATTAAGCTGTGGTGCATCGCGTATTAACAAATTTCGGGTGAAGCATTAATCGATATGCCAGATTTCTCTGCCTACCAAGTTATGCGCGGAGGCACGAATCCCTGATATAGTTCTATCGTACCATAAGCCATAATTTGCTGGCAAATGTGGGGGCGACATGTCGTGCACCCAAAATCAGCCGCTGTCTCCAGCTGACAAGGCTACAGGCCCTTGTGGTGATGGAACCATCACACCAGATATTTTATGTGTCATTGTCTGCGAGACGGAGGCACACTTCGACTTTCACGCATTGGATTACAAAGACTCTTGGCTACTACTGCGCATAGCAGGATATGCAAAGAAGATGGCTAACGAGCTGAAGCAGGCTCAAATTGGATATCGCGTCCTAACGCAGAAATACTATACATGAAGTAATTCATTGATCTGAGTTTTCGATTTTATTGTGAACATCAGGGAAGGGGATTCTTACTTACAGCCTGGCCAAGATGAAGTAAGAACTACAATTTCCACCCCGTCCTTCATCTGAGAAGGCGCCACTTCTGTCGCTTGTGTCTAGTATATCTTCTGGATGCGATACCCCTGCATCCGACACCGATGAACCGTGGGCTTTCGGCCCATCCACAGGCTGTCCTCCTCGAGTACATCACGTAATAGTCGTGGGGGTTCAGGTATACCGGCAGCCATACATCACTTGAGCTTCTTCAAGCTGGCTTTaatgtcgtcgtcgtcgatAACCTAGTAAACTCGTACCTTGCGTCGTAACATTGGAACGTATCAATGGACTACGAGACGAGTAATGAGCCAAAACAGCTTCGAGCCCGTTGCTGGTATTCCACGAATCCGACTACCGAGACGAGCACGCAATGTCTACTATGTTCAGGCAGTATGACACAGCTATGGAGAGTGTCATCCACTTCGCTGCACACAAGGCAGTATCGGAGAGTATCAAGGATCACCTTTTGTTCGCTATTGGATAGGCTCAATATAAAGAAGAAGATTCTCTCCTCGTCAGCAGCCGTATATCGAGAGGTGATATCGGAGACCTGTCTGCGAATAAACAAGGATCATTGCGTCCATGACATCCGTGAGTGGGCTGACAGGTCAGACAACAAGCACGTTACACAAAGCGGCTGCAGAGCGATCTCGAATCCGTTTGGCCGTTCAAAGTATATGTGAGAGGCTGTTTTGGACGACCTTGCAGTCTGAGACCCAGAATGGTCAATTGTGGTTTTGCGCTACTTCAATCCTATTAGCTGTCATGCTTCGGGGAAGCTAAGTGAAAACGCCAGAACCTCATGCCCAACTTGCTGCGAGTCATAAATGGTCAAATCCTGTACCTGAGCATATTCAGCACGGATTGAGATACAAAAGACGGAGCGCAATAAGATTTTTATCATCGTTACCGATTACGCCCAGGCGGCGCACTCAGAGACGTTAGCGAGTCGCGGCTGGAATGTGGCTTCCACACGTACAACCTCGGTACCGGAGTAGGAAACACGGTAAAGGATGTTGTTACAGCAATGCAAGCCTCCCTAGGGAAGTGTGTTTGCAACAAAGGAGGTTGGACAACGTGCTGGTGATGTTGGTGTTGTGTGGCGGACCCTGCACGGGCAACGGTGGAGCTTGCATGGAAAACGGAAAGGTCGATTAATGACTGTTGCAAGGATTTGTGCCGCTCTTTCCAGCTCGACATGATGGCTTCTGGGCGCTTACTGGGATATGCTGTCAAGTAAGAAAAGTCGTGCCCGTTCGGGTATAACAGATATGTAGCGCCAGGGTAGCGGGTATGCTAGTGTAATCCGATGTCACATGACATGCCTAGGCGCCATTTCACACCTTGTGTATGGACTGACCCATATATACTTAGTCGCTTAGGTGCTTGGCATATGCAGGAGATTTTTTCAAAGCCACATCGGGTCTTTTATACGACCACCGCAGCGCCACTATCCCCCTTTGCCACGTCTCTGTGGCCATACGTTGCGCTTTGTCTATAAGTAGCACAGCCTTGTCCCACCCTGCGCTTCCGTCAGATCAAAGCTTTGGTGCTAAGCTCTCTTCCTTGATGTAGGCCCTGAACATCCTTCCGGATGACCGCTAGACCGCCTCTTAGAAACCTGAAATCCATGCATATGTAACATGCCATGTCCAGCTACTAAAAGTTAACGGCCACAATTCTGTGGCGAACTTGATCCCCGACAAAGCGCCAATATACTTTGACATGTTTTCTAGAAAGATATTATTGTTGGTATTCAACGCCTCCTTGTGCGTTGTTGCGGTCACAGCAGAATGCACAAAGTTCTCGACCAATGGAACGGTAGCAGCGACATATGACTACTACCGCTTTTTTGACTTCAGGCATCTCCAAGGGAGTCTTGATGAGACTGCAGCTTCCTCGTCATCTCGAGAGAATGATGTTAAGATTACGGAATCTTCTAAAGGGAAGTCTAAGATTGTTGCGGCTGCACCATGGAATGCCGATTGGACTCCACGCGACTGGTTTCGGCCAGCTCCAAAGGAGAACACGATAGATATGTACTACACACCTTCACGCATAACTATAAGTAAGAAATACCTGTCTCTACAACCCTGTAGTGCTCACTGTGGATAGACAATGACGCCGAATCTGCGAAGGAACAGTCTACTTACCTCACTCTACACACGACACGACTTCCCAACGGAACTCAGCTCGCTGCTGAGCTGGACTTTGCGGAGCACAATGCCACCTTCGCCTCTATGCGTATGCTCGCACGGATTCGTGGAGCCAGCGGAGCAGTTGCAGGCTTCTTTACGTACCATAACGACACAAGCGAGTCGGATATAGAGATCCCAACCGGAGGTGCCTCGAGCGAGCTGCACTGCTCGAATCAGCCAACGACCGATCCCGATACAAATATGCCTATCGAGGGAGCAACATTTAATGTATCGTTGGAAGCACACGAGCCTGCGACTGCATGGAACAGTTATCGAATGGACTGGACATCCGGACGTAGCGTGTGGTACGTCAATGGTATACAGTCGGCTGACACAGAGGTCAATGTACCGGATACCGAGAGCAGAATAATTCTGAATCTGTGGAGCAACGGCGGAAACTTCTCTGGGCGGATGACTACTGGCAGTGAAGCCTGGTTTGACATCCAATGGGTAGAACTGTTGTTCAATACGACTGCTAGCCCAAGTTCGCAAGAGAAAGGCACAGCGTGTTCGGTAGAGAAAACGCCTGGATCTCCCGTACCGAGCTCCTCCGTTCGCCCCAAAGACAGTGTTTCTGGATGTCTATGGTGGGTGGTTGGATTGGCGTCGGCTGTGAGCTTGATGGCATACATGTAGCTCACAAGAAAAGACAAGTTACTGTGGTGTCATTGGTTTCTGGTGCAGAAAACGCCCGTCTCATTTTCTTTCGAGCTGATTCCACGATTATCTCTTGAGAGTTCGCCTTACTCCTGACCTATTACCTTGAGTCGTATTGGTGTGCACCTACCTAGGTAAGTAGGCATAGGTGGTTGTAAATATTGTGGAACTCGGGCATTGCGCTCGCCCTCCAGGCAGGAGGATAGCCCTCTGCGAGACGTTTCGAGCTTCATTTCTTATCATGATGGTATTTAGCTCAAAGGAATGAGGGTTTGTGCTAGGCAGGATGCGTGCGTCTGAGGATTCAATGATACCCCTTAGAGTAGCCGAGGTTAGTGGACTTGGCATGACGTCAGAGACTTGCCGCATCTGTGCTTCACGACCCAGCATCTTTACGACACATTCATTCCATCTAACTACACGACGATATCTTCTACTGCTCTATGTATGCTGCTTGAAATTTCAACCTACATATCGCGTACATCAGTTTCAGGTACAACGATTTACAAAGTGCACGCGGCTTACAACATTCCCAACCCCGTCTACTTCGACGGTAGATGTCTGCAAAACCCCGTTTTCTTAGTTGATTATTGAAACATATTTCCTGCCGGGTCAATATAAGTGCTCCTAGTCCGACATAAATGCATCTCATGAACTTGATCCCTACTATTCACCATTCATTCCGATGTCCGAATCGTACCTAGCTTTCTTCGTAAGTGATGGAGAGTGTATCTCGGACGCTTGAGGCTGCTGTGGGCCTCTTATACGTCCCGGCAATGGGCGTAGGTTGTAAACTCTTGTGGAGCCTTCCTCCTCGTCTCGCTTTCGCTTTTGTGACGGTGGGTATAGGCTGATCACACAAAGCAGTTCAATCCATTGTTTGATGTCTGGGAAATTTTCACGCCGCTCAGACGTGTAAACTGCTCCTGGGAGTAACCATTGCTCATTCGAAAGCTCTTGGTCTATCTTCTCGATTTTTAGCCCTTCGATGAACCGTTGAGCTGTTTGCGCGCGTGACTGTTCCGTGcagagttgctatcagtcagttcagtcagtccggagctctctggactgactgaactgacgtcctgaggtcactgaactggactggactgactgccaagacttttcaattaaactaaaactgactgactgaactgacgtcgccgcggcctgcggactgactggactgactgaactgagttacctgacgtcgaactgagataaatgctcctgtacttttgagatttcttcctctgatagtgtgcgcgctagcccagaagctgaggtagttgttggctgtataccaagcctcttccagctcttcaagctctgcaaagctgaaataagctctggcttcatatggagtctccgggtgcctaacatgtcgccaagctcgctgaaagtccgctcacagtctgccgctgctgctggtattgttaggacgtca from Pyrenophora tritici-repentis strain M4 chromosome 1, whole genome shotgun sequence encodes the following:
- a CDS encoding glycosyltransferase family 2 protein, producing the protein MIDIREVFWPFTWKKYVILSVVAALAVGVAISDRYFRWIKKSMEITRSNMLPVLIIVLGLEPIMITVILLVARVPPLHPPVAPPDEKPAPDMQVDVEKFVTILEPAPSYSTALVIPCHNSNHDATRKVLKSAFAHFRPQDIFVVDNGRTRYPTSPKFRHFVRGEHPDINYIWSPIGSKNAAQLVGAMAAKNYDWIMTVDDDVSIPSTFRPPIDKMDEVTKGCAFPLKAVDANGDVPLCLVAWQDCEYKMSGLTKLAESSICGVLYPHGAGWFCERETLIDLISNYHSIDFIAEDVNTGLSMQKMKKRIAFDATCVLETEVPTTVLGPGLNWWNQRYRSWEMGRHGRLIAFADRMLFSLNGQMTPCGIFTQKFIHLYSIATIIVDWVRIPVFVTMGGDVNFWRLGLPLMLLATIPILAFKYINARHRPDLQPRFWAATTYPLYKQLYSLVSIFGAIRAVVFYIGGHKKPKTIKRMIKDKDPNAVWLDPRFESNPAYLADESEALIAASKGTNYDNKAPTSVYIPPGSPGLI
- a CDS encoding glycoside hydrolase family 16 protein; translated protein: MFSRKILLLVFNASLCVVAVTAECTKFSTNGTVAATYDYYRFFDFRHLQGSLDETAASSSSRENDVKITESSKGKSKIVAAAPWNADWTPRDWFRPAPKENTIDMYYTPSRITINNDAESAKEQSTYLTLHTTRLPNGTQLAAELDFAEHNATFASMRMLARIRGASGAVAGFFTYHNDTSESDIEIPTGGASSELHCSNQPTTDPDTNMPIEGATFNVSLEAHEPATAWNSYRMDWTSGRSVWYVNGIQSADTEVNVPDTESRIILNLWSNGGNFSGRMTTGSEAWFDIQWVELLFNTTASPSSQEKGTACSVEKTPGSPVPSSSVRPKDSVSGCLWWVVGLASAVSLMAYM